The sequence GTCCATGGCAGCTTGACGCCGGCGCGTTCGGCCTTGGTCGCAGTCGATTGCGCCTCGGCGCCGCAGACCGCGGCCACCACACACTCGCCGCGCGCGATGCGCTTGGCGGCCTCGTGGATGAAGCGGATCGGGCTCTCGCCGCCGACCGGGCCGTAATAGCAATGCGCCGGCGAAACGCCGAGGCGGTGCGCCAACAGCTTCTCCGGATCGCGATAGCGCCAGCTCAGGAAGTTGACGACGTCGAGCGATTCCACCTCGTCGAGCAGCTTTGCGCCGGCATCGGCCTCGGCACGCCGTAGCGCCTGTTCGAGCAGGTCGAGCGGCTCGAGGCCCTCGGTGATCTCCTTGGGGCGGTCGACGATCTCGCCGATGCCGACGATGACGGGGGTGCGTTCTTCGGGGATATTGGTCATTTCTTCTTGCTTCGTTTCATATCCTGGGCACGCCGCCGCCCTTCGAGGGCCGCTGAAGAAGCGGCCACCTCAGGGTGACGGCTACGGGGACGACGTCATCCTGAGGTGCGAGTCCGGCGGCGCATGGCGCCGTCGGACGAGCCTCGAAGAATGGGCTAGGGGCATTCACTCCGCCACCAGCGCATTCATGTGCTCGACGGCTTCGGCAAACTCTTCCTTGAATTCCTGCACCACTGCGCCGGCCGACTTCACGCTGTCGATCAACCCGACGCCCTGGCCGACGAAATAGCTGACGAGGTCGCGCGCCCTGGCGTTGCCACTCGCGGCGGCGCGGTCGATCGAATGGAAGGCGTCGCGGCTGATGATGCTTTGCAGCGGCATCGGCAATGCGCCCGGGCTGTCCGGCGCACGGTCCCAGGCATCGGTCCAGACCGAGCGGAGCTGCCGAGCCGGCTTGCCCGTGCGGCCCTTCGAACGCACGGCGTCGCGCGAGGACGCCGCGATCATCTTCTCGCGAAAGATCTCCGTGGTCTCGGCCTCGACGGTGGCCAGCCACACCGAACCGGTCCAGGCGCCGGCCGCGCCCATCGCCATGCAGGCCGCCATCTGCCGCCCGGTCATGATGCCGCCGGCCGCCAGCACCGGCACGTCGCGGATGGGCTTGATCGCCTTGATCACCTCCGGCACCAGCACCATGGTCGAGACCTCGCCGCAATGGCCGCCGGCCTCGGTGCCCTGCACCACGAGGATGTCGACGCCGGCCGCGACCTGGCGCAGCGCGTGCTCCTTGGCACCGACCAGGGCTGCGACCGGCACGCCGTGCTTCTTTCCCATCTCGATCATAGCCTTGGGCGGCACGCCGAGTGCATTGGCGATCAGGCGGATCGGATGATTGAAGGAGACTTCGAGCAGCTCCAGCGCCGTTTTCCCGTCGAACGGCTGCGGCTGGTCGGCCGCGACCTCCGTCGTCGTGAGCTCGATGTCGTATTTCTTCAGGAGATCACGCGTGTAGCTGCGATGCGCCTGCGGCACCCGCGCTTCCAGGCTCTTCCAGGTGACGTCCTTCTCGCCCGCGGTCGAGATGTTCTCGGGGATCAGCACGTCGATGCCGTAAGGCTTGCCGTCGACGTGATCGTCGATCCACTTCAGCTCGCGTTCGAGCGTATCCGGCGTGTGCACGGTGGCGCCGAGCACGCCGAAGCCGCCGGCGCGGCTGACGGCGGCGACGACATCGCGGCAATGGCTGAAGGCCAGCAGCGGGAACTCGATACCCAGCATGTCGCAGATCGGCGATTTCATGGCTCTCTCCCGGCGGCCTTCGCGTTCTCGTTGCCTTGGTGGGCGAAGCAAAACGACGCTAGCCGATCGTCGCGCACGATGCCATGCCGGATTCGACGGAGCTTCTTGCGTGTAGACGCCGCGCGCGGCGGCAGCCATTCCGTCGCGTAAAATAAGCAGGGCAGGAGGCTTCGATTAGCCTCTTGCGCTTTTGCAGCAGTGAGCGAATGCTGGCTCACAACAACAGGATAACGAGGGAGCGCCAACCGATGTCGTCAGCGCAATCGAGCCCGGCTCGCGCAAGCGAGGCCTACGACGTTGTCGTCGTCGGCGCTGGTTTTGCCGGCATGTACATGCTGCATCGCCTGCGCGGGCTCGGCTTCTCGGCGCGCGTCTATGAGCAGGGCGACGGTGTCGGAGGCACCTGGTACTGGAATCGTTATCCCGGCGCGCGCTGCGACGTCGAGAGCATGCAATATTCCTACTCGTTCTCGGAGGAGCTCCAGCAGGAGTGGGACTGGAGTGAACGCTACGCGCCGCAAGCGGAGATCCTGAAATACGCCAACCACGTCGCCGACCGTTTTGACCTGCGCCGCGACATCCAGTTCGACACGCGCGTTGAGCGCGCCGTATTCGACGAGCGCGCAAAGCGCTGGTCGGTAACGATCTCCGACGGCAGAACGGTTCAAACGCAATTCGTCGTGCTCGCCACCGGTTGCCTCTCGAACGCGCGCAAGCCCGACATCAAGGGTCTCGAGAACTTCAAAGGGCCCATCTATCACACCGGCAACTGGCCACACGAGGACGTCGATTTCACGGGCTTGCGGGTCGGCCTGATCGGCACGGGATCGTCAGGCATCCAGTCGACGCCTGTCATCGCCGAGCAGGCCAAACATCTCACCGTGTTTCAGCGCACGGCGAATTTCTCGATTCCCGCGCGCAACGCCGCTCTGACGGACGAGGAGCGCAGCGCGTTCCGCAAGAAATATCCGGAGATCCGCCGCTTTGCCCGCGAAGTCGCGCGCAACGGCATCTATGCCGAGCAGCCCGATCGCGGTGCGCTCGACGACAGTGACGAGATCAGAAACGGCAAATACGCGGCGCGCTGGGAGCGGGGCGGGCTGACCTTCATGTATGTCTACAACAATCTCGGCCTCGAGCGTTCCGCGAACGACACCGCCGCCGACTTCGTGCGCGGCAAGATCGCCGAGATCGTGAAGGATCCGGAGACCGCAAAGCTGCTCCAGCCGAATAGCCATCCGATCGGTACCAAGCGCATCTGCATCGACACGGATTACTTTGCGACGTTCAATCGTCCGAACGTAACGCTGGTCGATATCAAGACCAACCCGATCGAGGAGATCACCGCAAACGCGGTTCGCGTCGCAGGCAAGGACCATGAAGTCGACGCGCTGGTGATGGCGACGGGCTTCGACGCCATGACCGGATCGGTCGCGAACATCGACATCAGCGGCCGGGCCGGGCAGACGCTGAACCAGAAATGGGCGGAGGGGCCGAAGACCTATCTCGGGCTGATGAGCGCGGGCTTTCCGAACCTCTTCATCATCACCGGCCCGGGCAGCCCCTCGGTGCTGTCGAACATGATCGTGTCGATCGAGCAGCACGTCGACTGGATCGCCGGTTGCCTGACTCACATGCGCAAGCACGGCCTTGTCACGATGGAGGCGGAGAGGGAGGCCGAGGAGAAATGGGTCGCCCATGTCAATGAAGTCGCCCACGGTACGCTCTATCCGCAGGCTAATTCCTGGTACATGGGCGCCAACATCCCCGGCAAGCCGCGCATCTTCATGCCCTATATTGGCGGCGTCGGCGTCTACCGCCGCATCTGCGACGAGGTCGCGGCGAAGGGATATGACGGGTTCGTGATGGGACGGGCGCAGCAGCCGCAGGCTGCGGCGTCCTAGGTGACGCCGTCATTCCGGGGCTCCGCCCTCCGGGTGCCCGGAATGACGGGCGGGAAGGGGGTGCCATGCCGAAACGTTGATTTGCCCAGCCGGGCAATGCGTTTCGCCGCCCTTGCCATCGGGCGTGCGGGGCCTAATTAATGCAGGCGCATCTTTCCGCCGGAGCTCCCATGACCGACACCCCCGCCTACGTGCCGCCCAAAGTCTGGACCTGGAACAAGGAGAATGGCGGGCAATTCGCCAACATTAACCGTCCGATCGCCGGGCCCACTCATGAGAAAGAGCTGCCCGTTGGTAAACATCCGCTCCAGCTTTATTCGTTGGCAACGCCCAACGGAGTGAAGGTCACGGTGATGCTGGAAGAGCTGCTGGCGCTCGGTCACAAAGGCGCCGAATACGACGCCTGGCTGATCAGGATCGGCAACGGCGACCAGTTCGGCAGCGGTTTTGTCGACATCAATCCGAACTCGAAAATCCCAGCGCTCATGGACCGCTCCGGGCCCGAGCCGATCCGCGTGTTCGAGTCCGGCTCGATCCTGTTCTACCTCGCCGAGAAGTTCGGCGCCTTCCTGCCGAAGGACATCAAGACCCGCACCGAAGCCATGTCCTGGCTGTTCTGGCAGATGGGTAGCGCGCCCTATCTCGGTGGCGGCTTCGGTCACTTCTACGCCTATGCGCCGACCAAGATAGAATACGCCATCGATCGCTTCGCGATGGAGACCAAGCGTCAGCTCGACGTGCTGGACCGGCGGCTCGCCGACAACGAATACCTCGCGGGCAAGGAGTACACCATTGCCGACATGGCGGTGTGGCCATGGTACGGAGCGCTCGCCAAGGGGCTGGTCTATGGCGCCGGCGAATTCCTCTCGGTGCAGGACTACAAGAACGTGCAGCGTTGGACCGACCAGATTGCTCAGCGTCCGGCCGTGAAGCGCGGCCGCATGGTCAACCGCGTCTCCGGCGATCCCGCGAGCCAGCTCCACGAGCGCCACGACGCCAGCGATTTCGAGACCAAGACGCAGGACAAGCTCGAGGCGGCGAGGTAGCTCTTCTTCCTCGCCCTGCGTGCAGAGACGTCGAATTCGATTGAAGTCTCGTAGGTGGGCAAAGCGAAGCGTGCCCACCAATCAGCATTATGCGTACAAAAGACGTGGGCACGGCGCTATGCGCCTTGGCCCACCCTACGACCTCTTCACACCCTCTGCCGCCGGAAACACCACGCGGTCATCGGTGCGGCAGTAGCGGTCGGCGAACATGCGGCCGATCGGATGATAGCGGTCCATGTGCACCCGCATCGCCTCGGGATCCCAGAGCTCGTCGCGGATGTGGAAGTGGATGCCTTCGCCCATGATCAGGCGACGATCGTCGTTGACGTCGATCAGCTTCCAGAGCTTGCACTCCATCGCCCAGGGCGTGTCCGCCAGCCGCGGCACCGCGATCCTGGTCGAGGGCGCAAGCTTCAGGCCGAGATAGTCGGGCTCGCCGATATCAGGCGGAAAATCGCCGCTGCTCTCGTGCATCGCTTTCGCGAGCGGCTCGTCGGCGATGTTGACGACGAACTCGCCGGTTCGCTGGATGTTGAGAAACGTGTCCTTGTCCTCACCATCAGGCTTGCGGTTGGCCGCGAACATGCAGAGGGGCGGATCCTCGCAGAATGCGTTGAAGAAGCTGAACGGTGCGGCATTGACCACGCCGGTTGGCCCCAACGTAGTCACCCACGCGATCGGCCGCGGCAGGATGAAGGAGGTCAGCACCTTGTAGCGCTCGCGTGGCGTCAGGTCGCTGGCGGCGTAGTCCATGGACTTTCCTTTCCGTCGAACGCCTTCGTAGGGCGGATTAGCCGAAGGCGTAACCCGCCATCTCGCAAGGAAAGGGCGGATTACGCTTCGCTAATCCGCCCTACGACATCTCGTCGATCACGCCATGCTCAGTTCATGTCGCCCGACCACCATCCAGTGCACCTCGTCCGGACCGTCGGCGAAGCGGAGATGACGGACGTCCTGATACATCTCGGCGAGCGGGGTCCAGTGCGAAATGCCGGTGGCGCCGTGCATCTGGATCGCCTGGTCGATGATCTTGCAGGCCCGCTCGGGCACCATGGCCTTGACCATGGAGACCCAGACGCGGGCCTCCTTGTTGCCGAGCACGTCCATGGCTTTGGCGGCCTTCAGCACCATCAGCCGCATCGCCTCGATCTCGCAGCGCGCCTGCGCGATGATCTGCATGTTGCCGCCGAGATGGGCAATCTTCTTGCCGAAGGCCTCGCGGGTGAGGCCCCGCTGCACCATCAGATCGAGCGCCTTCTCGGCCTTGCCGATGGTGCGCATGCAGTGGTGGATGCGCCCCGGTCCGAGACGAAGCTGTGAGATCTCGAAGCCGCGGCCTTCGCCGAGCAGCATGTTCTCCTTCGGCACGCGGACATTGTTGAAGCGCATGTGCATGTGGCCGCGCGGGGCGTGGTCCTGGCCGAACACGTACATCGGACCGAGCACCTCGACGCCCGGAGTATCGCGCGGCACCAGGATCTGCGACTGCTGCTTGCTCGGCGCCGCATCCGGATTGGTCTTCACCATGACGATGAGGATCTTGCAGCGGGGATCGCCAACACCGGAGATGTAATATTTCTCGCCGTTGATGACCCATTCGTCGCCGACCAGCTTTGCGGTCGTCGAGATGTTCTTGGCGTCGGAGGAGGCGACGTTCGGCTCGGTCATGACATAGGCCGAGCGGATCTCGCCGTTGAGCAGCGGCTTCAGCCACTTCTCCTTCTGCTCCTTGGTGCCGACGCGCTCCAGCACCTCCATATTGCCGGTGTCGGGCGCGGAGCAGTTCATGCTCTCCGAGGCCAGCGGGCTCTTGCCGAGCTCGGAGGCGATATAGGCGTAGTCGAGATTCTTCAGGCCCTGTCCGGTCTCGTCGTCGGGCAGGAAGAAGTTCCAGAGGCCTTCCTTCTTGGCCTTGTTTTTGGCGACCTCGAGCACCTCGAGTTGCTTCGGCGTGAAGCTCCAGCGATCCTCCTTGCCTTCGCCGGCCTTGGCGAACTCGATCGACATCGGCTCGACGGTGTCGCGGATGAACTTCTTGACGTGGTCGTAGAGCGGCCGGACCTGGTCCGACATGCGGAGGTCGTTGAGCTCGTCGCCGGGATTAAGGGTGTAGTTGGTGGTGCGGGGAATGTAGGTGTGTTTTGTCATTGTTCCTCCCGGGATCGCTGAGATTGCTGGGCGCAAGAATAGTCGTAGCGCCGCCAAAGTGCGAGCGCGCATTTTCACGCGCAAGCATGCCATGCGATGGAATTCGCGAGCACGTTTGAAATGTTGTTTGAATGGAGCGGGGCAGAGAGGCATCAGCCGCGCCTCATTCTCCGCTGTCATCGCCCGGCGAAGACCGGGCGATCCAGTATTCCAGAGACAGCGAGGATCGAATCGAGAAGCCGCGGCGTACTGGATTCCCCGCTTTCGCGGGGAATGACAGCTGTGGGTGCGTCTACGTCAGCTCGCCAGCCGATGCATAGCGCAAATCTTGTTGCCGTCGAGATCGCGCAAATAGGCCAGATACAGCTTGCCGCCGGGGGCCTGGCGGACGCCGGGCGGATCCTCGATTGGTTTTGCGCCGGCCGCGATGCCGGCCGCGTGCCAGGCGTCGACCTGCTCCGGCGAGTTGCAGGCAAAGCCGATCGTGGCACCATTCGCGCAGGTGGCCGGCTCGCCGTTGATCGGCTTCGACACCGAGAACACGCCGGTCTTGGTCATGTAGAAAATGCGATGCCCATCGACCATCGCCGGTCGCACCTCGAGCGTGCCGAGCAGCTTGTCGTAGAACCCTTTGGCCTTGTCGAGGTCGTTGGTGCCGATCATGACGTGTGAGAACATTTGCCCATTCCCTCAGAGTTTGTCGCCCGGATGGAGCGTCGCGCAATCCAGGTCTGTTTGCTCTTGGCCGTCCCGGATCGCGCTGCGCTCCATCCGGGTCTACTGGAAAGATCAGAATGCCGTATAGCCGCCGTCGATCACGAACGTATCGGCCGTATGATACGACGACGCCTTGCTCATCAGATAGACGGCAATGCCGCCGAAATCGGAGGCTTCGCCGAAGCGCCGCACCGGGATGCGCGGCATCACGTTGGCGACGAACTTGTCGTTGGCCATGATGCCTGCGGTCATGTCGCTCTTGATCCAGCCGGGCAGGATCGCGTTCGCGGTGACGCCGTGGCGCGCCAGCTCGACGCCGAGCGCGCGCACCAGCGCGTTGATGGCGGCCTTGGTTGCGGCATAATGCTCGTTGCGCGCGGTGCCGAAGATCGAGGCGAGGCTCGAGGTCGCAACCAGCCGGCCGAAGGGATCGCCGGCATTGGCGCGCTCGGTCATGTGCTTCGCGGCCGCCTGGAACGCGTGGAAAACACCGTCGAGATTGGTGGCGAACATCGTGCGCCATTCCTCCTCGGTGCGCTCGATGAAGGACCGCCTTCCACCGCCGCCGATGCCGGCGTTGGCGAAGCAGCCGTCGACCCGGCCGAAGGAATCGAGCGTCGCCTTCATGGCGGCATTGACCGAGGCTGGATCGGTGACGTCGCAGATGCGGGTCTCGACCTTGCCGGCAAGGCCGGCCAGGCTTGCGGCAGCAGCCTTGTTCTTGTCCGCATTGCGGCCCCAGATCGAGACGTTGCAGCCCTGGGCGGCAAGCGCTTGCGCGATGCCGAGCCCGATGCCGCCATTGCCGCCGGTGATCACGGCGGCGCGGCCGGAAAGGTCGAAAAGGTTCATGGCGCGTTTCCCGTTCTTGGCAAGTTTCTTGGTCAGTTCTTGGCAAGTTTCTTGGCAAGTGATCCTGGCATGCGGCGCATCAGCCGCTGCGCGCAAGATTGCTTGCTATGCTCTGATCACCATGGACAAGACCGCGCCAAAAATCAAATATGCGCCCCGGCAAAACAAATTCCGGTCTGCGAAACTGTCGCAGGCCGGCAACTGACGAGGAAACCATGCAGTTCAAACACGTCACGCTCGATCTCGATGGTTCGGTCGCGATCCTCAGGCTCGACCATCAGGAGGTGATGAACGCGGTCTCCGTGGACATGCTGGGGGGCCTCGCCGAAGCACTCGATGCGATCGAGGAGAAGAAGGACGAGGTGCGCTGCGTCGTCTTGACCGGCGCGGGGCGGGCGTTCTGCACCGGCGCCAATCTTCAGGGCCGCAACAACCAGTCGAAGAAGACCAAGGCCGGCCTAACGTTGGAGACCGGCTTCCATCCCTTCCTGCGCCGCATCCGCAATCTGCATTGCCCGATCGTGACCGCGGTCAACGGCCCGGCGGCCGGTGCCGGCATGAGCTTCGCGCTGCTCGGCGACATGATCTTATGCGCGCGATCCTCCTACTTTCTTCAAGCGTTCCGCCGCATCGGCCTCGTGCCGGATTGCGGCTCTACCTGGCTCCTGCCGCGCCTCGTCGGCCGGGCCCGCTCGATCGAATTGTCGCTGATGGGCGAGCGGCTGCCGGCCGAGAAGGCGCTGGAATGGGGCCTCGTCAACCGCGTCTATGATGACGGCGTGCTGATGGAGGAGGCGATGAAGCTCGCGCGCGAGCTCGCCAGCGGCCCCACGGTCGCTCTGTCGCTGATCCGCAAGCTCTATTGGGACAGTCCGGAAAACTCCTTCGAGGATCAGCTCAATCTCGAATTCCAGTGCCAGCTTCGCGCCGGCGACACCCAGGATTTTCGCGAGGGCGTCGGCGCCTTCCTGGAGAAGCGGCCCGCGCAGTTCAAAGGCAAATGATCGAGGCGGAGCTCTCGCGCAGCGTCGCGCGCTGGTATCCGGGCGCGACCGGCGTCACAGGTGCCGCAAAACTGTCCGGCGGCGCCAGCCAGGAAACCTGGCGCTTCGACATCGTGCATCCCGATGGGCCGATCGGCGCGATCCTGCGCCGCTCGCCGAAGGGCTACGGTGCTGCGCCGACGCGCGCGGCGGGTCTTGCCGCCGAAGCGCAGCTGATGCAGCTCGCGTTTGAGGCCGGCCTGCCGTCGCCGCGCGTCATGCATGTGCTGACGCGGGAGGACGACCTCGGCACCGGCTTCATCATGCAGCGGGTCGAGGGCGAGACCATCGCGCGCAAGATCTTGCGCGATGAGGAATACGCAAAGGCGCGGCCAATGCTCGCGCGCCAGATCGGCGGCGTGCTCGCCGGGTTGCACCGGTTGCCGCAGGATCAATTGCCCGAGCTGCGCAAGAGGGGCGCGACGCAGGAGATCGCCGAGTTCGAGCGCGACTATCGCAGCCTGAACTGGCCCAAGCCCGTGTTCGAGCTGGCGCTGCGCTGGCTGCGCGATCAAGATCCGGGCCCTTCGGCCGAGACGACGCTGGTGCACGGTGATTTCCGCAACGGCAATCTCATCATCGGTGCCGACGGCGTCCGCGCCGTGCTCGACTGGGAGCTCGCCCATCTCGGCGATCCCATGGAGGACCTCGGCTGGGTCTGCGTCAATTCCTGGCGCTTCGGCGAGATCGACAAGCCGGTCGGCGGTTTTGGCACGCGCGAGGATTTGTTCGCGGGCTATGAGGCGGCAGGCCGCAAGGTCGACCCTGCGCGCGTGAAATTCTGGGAAGTGATGGGCACGCTGCGTTGGGGCATCATGTGCGGCGGCATGATGCAGCGGTTTCGCGAGGGGCCGGACCATTCCATGGAGCGCGCCATGATCGGCCGCCGCGCCTCCGAGACCGAGATCGATCTGTTGCGGCTGCTCGCGCCGCGCGGGAGCTGACCATGCAGGACGAACCGACCCCGATCGAGCTGACCAAGGCGGTCGCCGATTTCCTCCGCAGCGACATCACGCCGCTGATCTCCGGCCACCAGGCCTTCAAGCTGCGCGTCGCCATCAACATCCTCGATCTCGTGACGCGGCAATTGACGCAGGAGCAGGGGAGCGATGCAAGGGAGGTGGAGCGCCTGCGCGTGCTGCTCGGCACGGACGGCTCGGTGACAGAGCTCAACCGCGTGCTCGCCGATCGCATCGCCAAAGGAGAGGTGGATCTCGCAACGCCCGGCCTCGCCGAGCATCTGTGGGCGACCACGATGGACAAGCTGGCCGTCGATCAGCCGAATTATGCTTCGTACAAGCGGGAGCTGGGGCGAGGCGGGTAGGTCCGCGCTATACTCTCCGCTGTCATCGCCCGGCTTGACCGGGCGATCCAGTATCCCAGAGACGGCAGTGAGATATTGAGACGCCGCGGCGTACTGGATGCCCCGGTCAAGCCGGGGCATTGACACCGGTGATGTTGGGAGGTCTCGCGCAGCGACAGAGAGACCTTTTACTTCCCCACCCATTTCGGCGGCCGCTTCTCCGAGAACGCCTTCGGCCCCTCGATGTAATCCTGCGAAGCCACCATCGCCTTCACCGCCGGATAGTCGCGCTGCTCCTCGATCGCCTGCTCCAGCGACACGCCGAGCCCCTTCTGGATCGCCTGTTTCGAGGCCCGGATCGACATCGGCGAGTTCTTGGTGATCATCTCCGCCCAGCGCAGTGCGGCGCTGAGCGCCTCGCCCTGTGGCACCACCTCATTGACGAAGCCGAGCTCCTGGCCTTCCTTGGCGCTGACGTGACGCGCGGTCAGGATCATGCCCATCGCGCGCTTCAGCCCGATCTGGCGCGGTAGCCGATGCAGGCCGCCGGCCAGCGCGGCGAGGCCGACGCGCGGTTCGGGCAGGGCGAAGGTCGCGTTCTCCGAGGCGATGATGAGGTCGCAGGCCAGCGCGATCTCGAAGCCGCCGCCCATCGCGACGCCGTTCACGGCGGCGATGATCGGCTTGTCGCAGTCGAACCGCGAGGTGAGGCCGGCAAAGCCGCCCTTGTCCCAGCCGCGCTTGCCGCCCGCCGCCTGCCATTTCAGATCGTTACCGGCGCAGAATGCCTTGTCGCCGCTGCCTGTGACGATCGCGATCCACTGCTCGGGATCTCCGGAGAAATCGTCGAACACCTTATTGAGCTCGAAATGCGCGTCCGTGTGCAGCGCGTTGTAGACCTCGGGCCGCGACAGCGTGACGATCGTGATCGGCCCCTTGCGTTCCACTTTTGAGAATTTCAGCTCCATCGCGCGCTCCCGCATTTTCTCGTGAAGGAATATTGGCGGCATAGTAGCGCGCGGGTGCGCTTCAACACCATCGAATTGCGCGGGTGCGCTTTGCGCGTCTTACACGCCTCGCATTGCTTGACTTGCGCGACCTCTTCTCCGCTTAATCAAGCGAAGCAAAACGCGCCTAGCGCCTTAACGCAAAACGATAAATCATTCCGGGAGAGAACCTTGGATTTCTCACTGCCTGCCGATCTCGTCGCCTATCTCGGAGAGCTCGACCGTTTCATCGAACGCGAGATCAAGCCGCTGGAACAGGCCGACGACAACATCCGTTTCTTCGATCATCGCCGCGAATGGGCGCGTACCGATTTCGAGAATGGCGGCCTGCCGCGGCACGAATGGGAGGCCTTGCTGCGCAAGGCCAAGGATCTGGCGGACGCCGCCGGTCACCTTCGCTTCCCGGTGCCGAGGCAATATGGCGGCAAGGACGGCTCCAACCTGTGGATGGCGGTGATCCGCGAGCATTTTGCCGCCAAGGGTCTCGGCCTGCATAACGACCTCCAGAACGAGCACTCCATCGTCGGCAATTTCCCCGTCGTCACCATGCTCGACCGCTACGGCCGCGACGACCAGAAGGCGATGATCGACGGCTCGATCAAGGGCAAGTACCGCATCACCTTCGGCCTGACCGAGCCGCATCACGGATCGGACGCGACCCACATGGAAACGCGCGCTGTGCCCGCGACCCGCGACAACGTCAAGGGCTGGATCATCAACGGCGAGAAGATGTGGACGACCGGCATGCACGTCGCCACGCATTGCGCGCTGTTCGCGCGCACTGCCGGCAATGACGGCGATGCCCGCGGGATCACCTGCTTCCTGGTCCCGGCCAAGAGCCACGGCGTCAAGGTCGAAGAGTACATGTGGACCTTCAACATGCCGACCGATCATCCCCGCGTCAGCTTCACCGACGTGTTCGTGCCGGAGGATGCGCTGTTCGGCGAGGTCGGCCGCGGTCTGTCGCTGGCGCAGTGCTTCGTGCACCAGAACCGCATCCGCCAGGCCGCGAGCTCGCTCGGCGCCGCGGTCTACTGCATCAATGAGAGCGTGAAATACGCGCGCGAACGAAAGCCGTTCGGCAGGGC comes from Bradyrhizobium sp. CCGE-LA001 and encodes:
- the yghU gene encoding glutathione-dependent disulfide-bond oxidoreductase, whose translation is MTDTPAYVPPKVWTWNKENGGQFANINRPIAGPTHEKELPVGKHPLQLYSLATPNGVKVTVMLEELLALGHKGAEYDAWLIRIGNGDQFGSGFVDINPNSKIPALMDRSGPEPIRVFESGSILFYLAEKFGAFLPKDIKTRTEAMSWLFWQMGSAPYLGGGFGHFYAYAPTKIEYAIDRFAMETKRQLDVLDRRLADNEYLAGKEYTIADMAVWPWYGALAKGLVYGAGEFLSVQDYKNVQRWTDQIAQRPAVKRGRMVNRVSGDPASQLHERHDASDFETKTQDKLEAAR
- a CDS encoding SDR family NAD(P)-dependent oxidoreductase, with product MNLFDLSGRAAVITGGNGGIGLGIAQALAAQGCNVSIWGRNADKNKAAAASLAGLAGKVETRICDVTDPASVNAAMKATLDSFGRVDGCFANAGIGGGGRRSFIERTEEEWRTMFATNLDGVFHAFQAAAKHMTERANAGDPFGRLVATSSLASIFGTARNEHYAATKAAINALVRALGVELARHGVTANAILPGWIKSDMTAGIMANDKFVANVMPRIPVRRFGEASDFGGIAVYLMSKASSYHTADTFVIDGGYTAF
- a CDS encoding flavin-containing monooxygenase, whose translation is MSSAQSSPARASEAYDVVVVGAGFAGMYMLHRLRGLGFSARVYEQGDGVGGTWYWNRYPGARCDVESMQYSYSFSEELQQEWDWSERYAPQAEILKYANHVADRFDLRRDIQFDTRVERAVFDERAKRWSVTISDGRTVQTQFVVLATGCLSNARKPDIKGLENFKGPIYHTGNWPHEDVDFTGLRVGLIGTGSSGIQSTPVIAEQAKHLTVFQRTANFSIPARNAALTDEERSAFRKKYPEIRRFAREVARNGIYAEQPDRGALDDSDEIRNGKYAARWERGGLTFMYVYNNLGLERSANDTAADFVRGKIAEIVKDPETAKLLQPNSHPIGTKRICIDTDYFATFNRPNVTLVDIKTNPIEEITANAVRVAGKDHEVDALVMATGFDAMTGSVANIDISGRAGQTLNQKWAEGPKTYLGLMSAGFPNLFIITGPGSPSVLSNMIVSIEQHVDWIAGCLTHMRKHGLVTMEAEREAEEKWVAHVNEVAHGTLYPQANSWYMGANIPGKPRIFMPYIGGVGVYRRICDEVAAKGYDGFVMGRAQQPQAAAS
- a CDS encoding nitronate monooxygenase; amino-acid sequence: MKSPICDMLGIEFPLLAFSHCRDVVAAVSRAGGFGVLGATVHTPDTLERELKWIDDHVDGKPYGIDVLIPENISTAGEKDVTWKSLEARVPQAHRSYTRDLLKKYDIELTTTEVAADQPQPFDGKTALELLEVSFNHPIRLIANALGVPPKAMIEMGKKHGVPVAALVGAKEHALRQVAAGVDILVVQGTEAGGHCGEVSTMVLVPEVIKAIKPIRDVPVLAAGGIMTGRQMAACMAMGAAGAWTGSVWLATVEAETTEIFREKMIAASSRDAVRSKGRTGKPARQLRSVWTDAWDRAPDSPGALPMPLQSIISRDAFHSIDRAAASGNARARDLVSYFVGQGVGLIDSVKSAGAVVQEFKEEFAEAVEHMNALVAE
- a CDS encoding enoyl-CoA hydratase/isomerase — its product is MQFKHVTLDLDGSVAILRLDHQEVMNAVSVDMLGGLAEALDAIEEKKDEVRCVVLTGAGRAFCTGANLQGRNNQSKKTKAGLTLETGFHPFLRRIRNLHCPIVTAVNGPAAGAGMSFALLGDMILCARSSYFLQAFRRIGLVPDCGSTWLLPRLVGRARSIELSLMGERLPAEKALEWGLVNRVYDDGVLMEEAMKLARELASGPTVALSLIRKLYWDSPENSFEDQLNLEFQCQLRAGDTQDFREGVGAFLEKRPAQFKGK
- a CDS encoding VOC family protein gives rise to the protein MFSHVMIGTNDLDKAKGFYDKLLGTLEVRPAMVDGHRIFYMTKTGVFSVSKPINGEPATCANGATIGFACNSPEQVDAWHAAGIAAGAKPIEDPPGVRQAPGGKLYLAYLRDLDGNKICAMHRLAS
- a CDS encoding flavin reductase family protein, with product MDYAASDLTPRERYKVLTSFILPRPIAWVTTLGPTGVVNAAPFSFFNAFCEDPPLCMFAANRKPDGEDKDTFLNIQRTGEFVVNIADEPLAKAMHESSGDFPPDIGEPDYLGLKLAPSTRIAVPRLADTPWAMECKLWKLIDVNDDRRLIMGEGIHFHIRDELWDPEAMRVHMDRYHPIGRMFADRYCRTDDRVVFPAAEGVKRS
- a CDS encoding acyl-CoA dehydrogenase family protein: MTKHTYIPRTTNYTLNPGDELNDLRMSDQVRPLYDHVKKFIRDTVEPMSIEFAKAGEGKEDRWSFTPKQLEVLEVAKNKAKKEGLWNFFLPDDETGQGLKNLDYAYIASELGKSPLASESMNCSAPDTGNMEVLERVGTKEQKEKWLKPLLNGEIRSAYVMTEPNVASSDAKNISTTAKLVGDEWVINGEKYYISGVGDPRCKILIVMVKTNPDAAPSKQQSQILVPRDTPGVEVLGPMYVFGQDHAPRGHMHMRFNNVRVPKENMLLGEGRGFEISQLRLGPGRIHHCMRTIGKAEKALDLMVQRGLTREAFGKKIAHLGGNMQIIAQARCEIEAMRLMVLKAAKAMDVLGNKEARVWVSMVKAMVPERACKIIDQAIQMHGATGISHWTPLAEMYQDVRHLRFADGPDEVHWMVVGRHELSMA